The following are from one region of the Anabas testudineus chromosome 2, fAnaTes1.2, whole genome shotgun sequence genome:
- the LOC113164173 gene encoding gap junction Cx32.2 protein-like yields MTRPCVSLSTVATMRSEKLGFLSSLLCKWHSQATLIGKSVLPVLLLVRLVILGAAVHMSWLNDEEEFICNTQMPGCKESCYNELTPLAAPRLWTLQLVLVLAPGLVFLFYLIHLTNRENQVRRSDGEVKGHALGAYQTCMASVVLVEVAFVVTQSLLFGFWVHVKYTCESFACSHTVDCFVPHAWQKTAFLFIMFITSCVSLLLSAVELICVLMRNRQPDGAKALQSGSEVEESPCFLRQLLSLWHSHASVLGKAVLPVLQLVRLVIVGAAVQPVWDTDSSQFVCNSQQPGCSEASFNFVTPFFLHQYWTLQVVLILAPGLIFFCYLVHLIVLGKKSGRGAQVKGHVLGAYLALLSAVVLLED; encoded by the exons ATGACCCGTCCTTGTGTTTCTCTCAGTACAGTAGCAACAATGAGGAGCGAGAAGTTGGGTTTCCTCTCCAGCCTGCTCTGCAAATGGCATTCACAGGCAACTCTCATCG GTAAGTCAGTGcttcctgtgctgctgctggtcagaCTGGTGATACTGGGAGCTGCAGTGCACATGTCCTGGCTGAATGATGAGGAGGAGTTTATCTGTAATACCCAGATGCCAGGCTGTAAAGAATCCTGCTACAATGAGCTCACACCTCTTGCTGCTCCACGTCTGTGGACACTACag CTGGTTCTGGTTTTGGCTCCTGgtcttgttttcctcttctACTTGATCCACCTCACAAACCGAGAAAACCAG GTGAGGAGGAGTGATggtgaggtcaaaggtcacgcTTTGGGGGCGTACCAGACCTGCATGGCTTCTGTTGTACTGGtagag GTTGCCTTTGTGGTGACACAGTCGTTACTCTTCGGTTTCTGGGTGCACGTTAAATATACGTGCGAAAGCTTTGCATGTTCTCACACCGTGGACTGTTTCGTTCCCCACGCATGGCAGAAAACTGCATTcctgtttattatgtttatcaCATCCTGCGTTTCCCTCCTGCTGAGTGCGGTGGAGCTGATTTGTGTGTTAATGAGGAACAGGCAGCCAGACGGTGCAAAGGCCCTTCAGTCAGGGTCAGAGGTCGAGGAGAGTCCGTGTTTCCTGAGACAGCTGCTGAGCCTGTGGCACTCCCACGCCAGTGTCTTAG GTAAAGCCGTCCTCCCGGTGCTACAGCTGGTCCGTCTTGTTATTGTCGGGGCAGCGGTGCAGCCAGTTTGGGATACAGATTCAAGCCAATTTGTTTGTAACTCCCAACAACCAGGATGCAGTGAAGCCAGCTTCAATTTTGTCACCCCCTTCTTTTTGCATCAGTACTGGACGCTGCAG GTGGTCCTTATTTTAGCTCCTGGTCTCATTTTCTTCTGCTACTTGGTCCACCTCATCGTCCTGGGAAAAAAG AGTGGCCGAGGAGCTCAGGTTAAAGGTCATGTACTCGGAGCTTATCTAGCCCTGTTGTCAGCTGTTGTTCTTCTGGAG GATTAA
- the LOC113164077 gene encoding ETS translocation variant 5-like isoform X2 gives MDAFYDQQVPFVVPESKCPTEEAETCVSNRKRKFVDTELAQDTEELFQDLSQLQEIWIAEAQVPDDEQFVPDFQSNNLMFHGPPFSKVKREPSPSKDADMCLYSYSACDNKPTLTPAATSAVLCGPPPLQRRLQPSTPHLSSNCPPGHAPALSTSQHHRPPSANRNQQFAVPHPPISCPRAAFSTEQKFQRQLSEPCLSFLPLEKTANTPYPSSSRDGRPMYQRHLSEPLVPHGPQGFKQELVDPRYPEPGPPRPGAAGPQTTFNHVTIKQEPRDYGFDSEVQTCQSSFGKSPGLYQNNNMGFGHEQEPHLYYDDTCVVPERLDAGKVKQEGLPYQRRGSLQLWQFLLTLLDNPTNVHLIVWTGRNMEFKLIDPEEVARLWGIQKNRPAMNYDKLSRSLRYYYEKGIMQKVAGERYVYKFVCNPEALFSMAFPDNQRPSLKADPDAPLPPSEEDVLPLPSYEEEGPYLAEAGEQCIQGLAFSDSYPY, from the exons ATGGATGCATTTTATGACCAGCAGGTCCCTTTTGTGGTTCctgagagt AAATGTCccacagaggaagcagagacaTGTGTCAGCAACAGGAAACGGAAGTTTGTGGATACAGAGCTGGCTCAGGACACAGAGG AGCTTTTTCAAGACCTGAGCCAGCTCCAAGAAATATGGATCGCAGAAG CTCAGGTTCCCGATGATGAGCAGTTTGTCCCAGATTTCCAATCCAACAACT TGATGTTTCATGGACCCCCTTTCAGCAAAGTGAAACGAGAGCCCAGCCCGTCCAAAGACGCTGACATGTGCCTTTATAGTTACAG TGCCTGTGACAACAAGCCAACCCTGACTCCAGCCGCCACATCCGCAGTGCTGTGTGGACCTCCACCCTTACAGAGGCGGCTACAGCCATCCACCCCACATCTGAGCAGTAATTGTCCCCCAGGCCACGCTCCTGCCCTGAGCACCTCTCAGCACCACAGGCCCCCATCAGCCAACCGAAACCAGCAGTTTGCTGTGCCACACCCCCCCATCAGCTGTCCCAGAGCGGCTTTCAGCACAGAACAAAA GTTTCAGCGGCAGCTGTCTGAACCCTGCTTGTCTTTCCTCCCTCTGgagaaaactgcaaacacaccaTACCCCTCCTCGAGCCGTGATGGGCGCCCGATGTACCAGCGGCACCTTTCGGAGCCTCTGGTTCCTCACGGTCCCCAGGGTTTCAAACAGGAGTTGGTGGATCCACGATACCCAGAACCAGGGCCACCTCGTCCAGGTGCAGCTGGGCCCCAGACCACCTTCAACCACGTCACGATCAAACAAGAGCCCAGAGACTATGGCTTTgactcag AGGTTCAAACTTGTCAGTCGTCATTTGGGAAGTCTCCAGGCTTATACCAGAATAACAACATGG GATTTGGTCATGAACAAGAGCCACATTTGTACTATGACGACACCTGTGTTGTTCCAGAAAGACTGGACG CAGGTAAAGTGAAGCAGGAAGGTTTGCCGTACCAGCGCCGTGGCTCCCTGCAGCTCTGGCAGTTCCTGCTCACGCTGCTGGATAATCCAACCAACGTGCACCTGATCGTGTGGACGGGACGCAACATGGAATTTAAACTGATCGATCCCGAAGAG GTGGCTCGGCTGTGGGGGATCCAGAAGAATCGACCGGCCATGAACTACGACAAGCTGAGCCGCTCCCTGAGGTACTACTACGAGAAGGGCATCATGCAGAAG GTTGCTGGTGAGAGGTACGTCTACAAGTTTGTGTGCAACCCCGAGGCCCTGTTCTCCATGGCTTTCCCAGACAACCAGAGGCCGAGTCTGAAGGCTGATCCAGATGCCCCGCTGCCTCCCAGTGAGGAGGATGTTCTCCCGCTGCCCAGCTACGAGGAGGAGGGTCCATACTTGGCTGAAGCAGGGGAGCAGTGCATCCAGGGACTGGCTTTCTCTGACAGTTACCCGTACTAG
- the LOC113164077 gene encoding ETS translocation variant 5-like isoform X1 has translation MDAFYDQQVPFVVPESKCPTEEAETCVSNRKRKFVDTELAQDTEELFQDLSQLQEIWIAEAQVPDDEQFVPDFQSNNSVMFHGPPFSKVKREPSPSKDADMCLYSYSACDNKPTLTPAATSAVLCGPPPLQRRLQPSTPHLSSNCPPGHAPALSTSQHHRPPSANRNQQFAVPHPPISCPRAAFSTEQKFQRQLSEPCLSFLPLEKTANTPYPSSSRDGRPMYQRHLSEPLVPHGPQGFKQELVDPRYPEPGPPRPGAAGPQTTFNHVTIKQEPRDYGFDSEVQTCQSSFGKSPGLYQNNNMGFGHEQEPHLYYDDTCVVPERLDAGKVKQEGLPYQRRGSLQLWQFLLTLLDNPTNVHLIVWTGRNMEFKLIDPEEVARLWGIQKNRPAMNYDKLSRSLRYYYEKGIMQKVAGERYVYKFVCNPEALFSMAFPDNQRPSLKADPDAPLPPSEEDVLPLPSYEEEGPYLAEAGEQCIQGLAFSDSYPY, from the exons ATGGATGCATTTTATGACCAGCAGGTCCCTTTTGTGGTTCctgagagt AAATGTCccacagaggaagcagagacaTGTGTCAGCAACAGGAAACGGAAGTTTGTGGATACAGAGCTGGCTCAGGACACAGAGG AGCTTTTTCAAGACCTGAGCCAGCTCCAAGAAATATGGATCGCAGAAG CTCAGGTTCCCGATGATGAGCAGTTTGTCCCAGATTTCCAATCCAACAACT caGTGATGTTTCATGGACCCCCTTTCAGCAAAGTGAAACGAGAGCCCAGCCCGTCCAAAGACGCTGACATGTGCCTTTATAGTTACAG TGCCTGTGACAACAAGCCAACCCTGACTCCAGCCGCCACATCCGCAGTGCTGTGTGGACCTCCACCCTTACAGAGGCGGCTACAGCCATCCACCCCACATCTGAGCAGTAATTGTCCCCCAGGCCACGCTCCTGCCCTGAGCACCTCTCAGCACCACAGGCCCCCATCAGCCAACCGAAACCAGCAGTTTGCTGTGCCACACCCCCCCATCAGCTGTCCCAGAGCGGCTTTCAGCACAGAACAAAA GTTTCAGCGGCAGCTGTCTGAACCCTGCTTGTCTTTCCTCCCTCTGgagaaaactgcaaacacaccaTACCCCTCCTCGAGCCGTGATGGGCGCCCGATGTACCAGCGGCACCTTTCGGAGCCTCTGGTTCCTCACGGTCCCCAGGGTTTCAAACAGGAGTTGGTGGATCCACGATACCCAGAACCAGGGCCACCTCGTCCAGGTGCAGCTGGGCCCCAGACCACCTTCAACCACGTCACGATCAAACAAGAGCCCAGAGACTATGGCTTTgactcag AGGTTCAAACTTGTCAGTCGTCATTTGGGAAGTCTCCAGGCTTATACCAGAATAACAACATGG GATTTGGTCATGAACAAGAGCCACATTTGTACTATGACGACACCTGTGTTGTTCCAGAAAGACTGGACG CAGGTAAAGTGAAGCAGGAAGGTTTGCCGTACCAGCGCCGTGGCTCCCTGCAGCTCTGGCAGTTCCTGCTCACGCTGCTGGATAATCCAACCAACGTGCACCTGATCGTGTGGACGGGACGCAACATGGAATTTAAACTGATCGATCCCGAAGAG GTGGCTCGGCTGTGGGGGATCCAGAAGAATCGACCGGCCATGAACTACGACAAGCTGAGCCGCTCCCTGAGGTACTACTACGAGAAGGGCATCATGCAGAAG GTTGCTGGTGAGAGGTACGTCTACAAGTTTGTGTGCAACCCCGAGGCCCTGTTCTCCATGGCTTTCCCAGACAACCAGAGGCCGAGTCTGAAGGCTGATCCAGATGCCCCGCTGCCTCCCAGTGAGGAGGATGTTCTCCCGCTGCCCAGCTACGAGGAGGAGGGTCCATACTTGGCTGAAGCAGGGGAGCAGTGCATCCAGGGACTGGCTTTCTCTGACAGTTACCCGTACTAG
- the LOC113164077 gene encoding ETS translocation variant 5-like isoform X4, with product MDAFYDQQVPFVVPESKCPTEEAETCVSNRKRKFVDTELAQDTEELFQDLSQLQEIWIAEAQVPDDEQFVPDFQSNNLMFHGPPFSKVKREPSPSKDADMCLYSYSACDNKPTLTPAATSAVLCGPPPLQRRLQPSTPHLSSNCPPGHAPALSTSQHHRPPSANRNQQFAVPHPPISCPRAAFSTEQKFQRQLSEPCLSFLPLEKTANTPYPSSSRDGRPMYQRHLSEPLVPHGPQGFKQELVDPRYPEPGPPRPGAAGPQTTFNHVTIKQEPRDYGFDSEVQTCQSSFGKSPGLYQNNNMGFGHEQEPHLYYDDTCVVPERLDGKVKQEGLPYQRRGSLQLWQFLLTLLDNPTNVHLIVWTGRNMEFKLIDPEEVARLWGIQKNRPAMNYDKLSRSLRYYYEKGIMQKVAGERYVYKFVCNPEALFSMAFPDNQRPSLKADPDAPLPPSEEDVLPLPSYEEEGPYLAEAGEQCIQGLAFSDSYPY from the exons ATGGATGCATTTTATGACCAGCAGGTCCCTTTTGTGGTTCctgagagt AAATGTCccacagaggaagcagagacaTGTGTCAGCAACAGGAAACGGAAGTTTGTGGATACAGAGCTGGCTCAGGACACAGAGG AGCTTTTTCAAGACCTGAGCCAGCTCCAAGAAATATGGATCGCAGAAG CTCAGGTTCCCGATGATGAGCAGTTTGTCCCAGATTTCCAATCCAACAACT TGATGTTTCATGGACCCCCTTTCAGCAAAGTGAAACGAGAGCCCAGCCCGTCCAAAGACGCTGACATGTGCCTTTATAGTTACAG TGCCTGTGACAACAAGCCAACCCTGACTCCAGCCGCCACATCCGCAGTGCTGTGTGGACCTCCACCCTTACAGAGGCGGCTACAGCCATCCACCCCACATCTGAGCAGTAATTGTCCCCCAGGCCACGCTCCTGCCCTGAGCACCTCTCAGCACCACAGGCCCCCATCAGCCAACCGAAACCAGCAGTTTGCTGTGCCACACCCCCCCATCAGCTGTCCCAGAGCGGCTTTCAGCACAGAACAAAA GTTTCAGCGGCAGCTGTCTGAACCCTGCTTGTCTTTCCTCCCTCTGgagaaaactgcaaacacaccaTACCCCTCCTCGAGCCGTGATGGGCGCCCGATGTACCAGCGGCACCTTTCGGAGCCTCTGGTTCCTCACGGTCCCCAGGGTTTCAAACAGGAGTTGGTGGATCCACGATACCCAGAACCAGGGCCACCTCGTCCAGGTGCAGCTGGGCCCCAGACCACCTTCAACCACGTCACGATCAAACAAGAGCCCAGAGACTATGGCTTTgactcag AGGTTCAAACTTGTCAGTCGTCATTTGGGAAGTCTCCAGGCTTATACCAGAATAACAACATGG GATTTGGTCATGAACAAGAGCCACATTTGTACTATGACGACACCTGTGTTGTTCCAGAAAGACTGGACG GTAAAGTGAAGCAGGAAGGTTTGCCGTACCAGCGCCGTGGCTCCCTGCAGCTCTGGCAGTTCCTGCTCACGCTGCTGGATAATCCAACCAACGTGCACCTGATCGTGTGGACGGGACGCAACATGGAATTTAAACTGATCGATCCCGAAGAG GTGGCTCGGCTGTGGGGGATCCAGAAGAATCGACCGGCCATGAACTACGACAAGCTGAGCCGCTCCCTGAGGTACTACTACGAGAAGGGCATCATGCAGAAG GTTGCTGGTGAGAGGTACGTCTACAAGTTTGTGTGCAACCCCGAGGCCCTGTTCTCCATGGCTTTCCCAGACAACCAGAGGCCGAGTCTGAAGGCTGATCCAGATGCCCCGCTGCCTCCCAGTGAGGAGGATGTTCTCCCGCTGCCCAGCTACGAGGAGGAGGGTCCATACTTGGCTGAAGCAGGGGAGCAGTGCATCCAGGGACTGGCTTTCTCTGACAGTTACCCGTACTAG
- the LOC113164077 gene encoding ETS translocation variant 5-like isoform X3, with product MDAFYDQQVPFVVPESKCPTEEAETCVSNRKRKFVDTELAQDTEELFQDLSQLQEIWIAEAQVPDDEQFVPDFQSNNSVMFHGPPFSKVKREPSPSKDADMCLYSYSACDNKPTLTPAATSAVLCGPPPLQRRLQPSTPHLSSNCPPGHAPALSTSQHHRPPSANRNQQFAVPHPPISCPRAAFSTEQKFQRQLSEPCLSFLPLEKTANTPYPSSSRDGRPMYQRHLSEPLVPHGPQGFKQELVDPRYPEPGPPRPGAAGPQTTFNHVTIKQEPRDYGFDSEVQTCQSSFGKSPGLYQNNNMGFGHEQEPHLYYDDTCVVPERLDGKVKQEGLPYQRRGSLQLWQFLLTLLDNPTNVHLIVWTGRNMEFKLIDPEEVARLWGIQKNRPAMNYDKLSRSLRYYYEKGIMQKVAGERYVYKFVCNPEALFSMAFPDNQRPSLKADPDAPLPPSEEDVLPLPSYEEEGPYLAEAGEQCIQGLAFSDSYPY from the exons ATGGATGCATTTTATGACCAGCAGGTCCCTTTTGTGGTTCctgagagt AAATGTCccacagaggaagcagagacaTGTGTCAGCAACAGGAAACGGAAGTTTGTGGATACAGAGCTGGCTCAGGACACAGAGG AGCTTTTTCAAGACCTGAGCCAGCTCCAAGAAATATGGATCGCAGAAG CTCAGGTTCCCGATGATGAGCAGTTTGTCCCAGATTTCCAATCCAACAACT caGTGATGTTTCATGGACCCCCTTTCAGCAAAGTGAAACGAGAGCCCAGCCCGTCCAAAGACGCTGACATGTGCCTTTATAGTTACAG TGCCTGTGACAACAAGCCAACCCTGACTCCAGCCGCCACATCCGCAGTGCTGTGTGGACCTCCACCCTTACAGAGGCGGCTACAGCCATCCACCCCACATCTGAGCAGTAATTGTCCCCCAGGCCACGCTCCTGCCCTGAGCACCTCTCAGCACCACAGGCCCCCATCAGCCAACCGAAACCAGCAGTTTGCTGTGCCACACCCCCCCATCAGCTGTCCCAGAGCGGCTTTCAGCACAGAACAAAA GTTTCAGCGGCAGCTGTCTGAACCCTGCTTGTCTTTCCTCCCTCTGgagaaaactgcaaacacaccaTACCCCTCCTCGAGCCGTGATGGGCGCCCGATGTACCAGCGGCACCTTTCGGAGCCTCTGGTTCCTCACGGTCCCCAGGGTTTCAAACAGGAGTTGGTGGATCCACGATACCCAGAACCAGGGCCACCTCGTCCAGGTGCAGCTGGGCCCCAGACCACCTTCAACCACGTCACGATCAAACAAGAGCCCAGAGACTATGGCTTTgactcag AGGTTCAAACTTGTCAGTCGTCATTTGGGAAGTCTCCAGGCTTATACCAGAATAACAACATGG GATTTGGTCATGAACAAGAGCCACATTTGTACTATGACGACACCTGTGTTGTTCCAGAAAGACTGGACG GTAAAGTGAAGCAGGAAGGTTTGCCGTACCAGCGCCGTGGCTCCCTGCAGCTCTGGCAGTTCCTGCTCACGCTGCTGGATAATCCAACCAACGTGCACCTGATCGTGTGGACGGGACGCAACATGGAATTTAAACTGATCGATCCCGAAGAG GTGGCTCGGCTGTGGGGGATCCAGAAGAATCGACCGGCCATGAACTACGACAAGCTGAGCCGCTCCCTGAGGTACTACTACGAGAAGGGCATCATGCAGAAG GTTGCTGGTGAGAGGTACGTCTACAAGTTTGTGTGCAACCCCGAGGCCCTGTTCTCCATGGCTTTCCCAGACAACCAGAGGCCGAGTCTGAAGGCTGATCCAGATGCCCCGCTGCCTCCCAGTGAGGAGGATGTTCTCCCGCTGCCCAGCTACGAGGAGGAGGGTCCATACTTGGCTGAAGCAGGGGAGCAGTGCATCCAGGGACTGGCTTTCTCTGACAGTTACCCGTACTAG
- the LOC113164079 gene encoding gamma-crystallin M2-like, whose protein sequence is MERTGKIFFYEDKNFQGRYYECSSDCPELSTHFSRCNSIRVDGGAWVIYERPQYMGYQYVLMRGEYPNYQSWNGFNDTVRSCRLIRQTSSRHRIRIYERPDFSGQMIEFSEDLPNLLDRWRFRDIHSANVQDGVWVFYEHPNYRGRQYLLEKGEYRRHAEWGALHPSVGSIRRVVDF, encoded by the exons ATGGAGCGCACAGGGAAG ATATTCTTCTATGAGGACAAGAACTTCCAGGGTCGCTACTACGAATGTAGCAGTGACTGTCCTGAACTCAGCACCCACTTCAGCCGCTGTAACTCCATCCGAGTTGACGGTGGGGCCTGGGTCATCTATGAGAGACCCCAATATATGGGCTACCAGTATGTCCTCATGAGAGGCGAATACCCCAACTACCAGAGCTGGAACGGCTTCAATGACACCGTCCGCTCCTGTCGCCTTATCagacag ACTTCCAGCAGGCACAGGATCCGCATTTATGAACGTCCAGACTTCAGCGGTCAGATGATCGAGTTCAGTGAGGACCTGCCCAACTTGCTGGACCGCTGGCGCTTCCGAGACATCCACTCAGCTAATGTCCAGGATGGAGTCTGGGTCTTCTATGAGCATCCGAACTACAGGGGGCGCCAGTACCTACTGGAAAAGGGCGAATATAGACGACATGCAGAGTGGGGGGCCCTTCATCCATCTGTGGGCTCCATTAGACGTGTTGTGGACTTTTAG
- the LOC113164282 gene encoding gamma-crystallin S-1-like has protein sequence MEKIIFYENRNFQGRFHECDNDSSDLLTYFRHCNSIRVEGGFWVIYERPNYMGYQYVLTAGEYPDYQHWLGFNNSVRSCRIIRNVGSSWRLKIWEKPNFEGQSMEVTDSMPVLRESWHTPDVHSCKVFEGAWVFFDHPSYRGRQYLLERGEYRRYSEWGGMQPSVGSLRCVKEQ, from the exons ATGGAGAAG ATCATCTTCTATGAGAACAGAAACTTCCAGGGTCGATTCCACGAGTGCGACAATGATTCCAGCGACCTGCTCACATACTTCAGACACTGTAACTCCATCAGAGTGGAGGGAGGATTCTGGGTAATCTATGAGAGACCTAACTACATGGGCTACCAGTATGTGCTGACTGCTGGAGAGTATCCGGACTACCAGCACTGGCTGGGTTTCAATAACAGCGTCAGGTCCTGCCGCATTATTAGAAAT gtggGGAGTTCATGGCGGCTGAAGATTTGGGAGAAGCCAAACTTTGAGGGACAGTCGATGGAGGTGACAGACAGCATGCCAGTCCTCCGCGAGAGCTGGCACACCCCTGACGTCCACTCCTGCAAGGTGTTCGAAGGAGCCTGGGTCTTCTTTGATCATCCCAGCTACAGGGGGCGCCAGTACCTGCTGGAGAGGGGGGAGTACAGACGATACTCTGAGTGGGGGGGCATGCAGCCAAGTGTGGGATCCCTCCGCTGTGTTAAGGAGCAGTAG
- the LOC113164175 gene encoding gamma-crystallin M2-like has translation MGLQQRRRSTEHPNGEVVRFTKCSNVLPLPQITFYEEKKFQGRCYNLSSDCPDLHTYFNRCNSIRVESGVWVLYEKPNYKGFQYVLSPGEYADNQQWMAFNDSVKSCRAVKNVYGSAWKLRLYERPDFGGQMVECSDDCPSVYDTYKLREAYSCMVTDGAWVFYDLPNYRGHQFLLERGEYRQHSDWGASSPGVGSFRRITEF, from the exons ATGGGGCTGCAGCAAAGAAGGAGGTCTACAGAGCATCCAAATGGGGAAG TTGTCCGTTTCACAAAATGCTCAAATGTCTTACCTCTGCcgcagattacattttatgaggAGAAAAAATTCCAGGGCCGCTGCTACAACCTAAGCAGCGACTGTCCCGACCTGCACACATACTTCAACCGCTGTAACTCCATCCGGGTGGAGAGTGGTGTCTGGGTGCTCTATGAGAAACCCAACTACAAGGGTTTCCAATATGTCCTGAGCCCTGGAGAGTATGCCGACAACCAGCAGTGGATGGCCTTCAACGACAGCGTCAAATCCTGCCGTGCTGTAAAGAAT gtgtacGGCAGTGCCTGGAAGCTGAGGCTGTACGAGAGGCCTGACTTTGGAGGGCAGATGGTGGAGTGCTCTGATGACTGTCCTTCAGTGTACGATACCTACAAGCTGCGTGAGGCTTACTCCTGCATGGTGACTGACGGTGCCTGGGTGTTCTACGACCTCCCCAACTACAGGGGACACCAGTTCCTCCTAGAGCGAGGGGAGTACCGGCAGCACAGTGACTGGGGGGCGTCCTCACCTGGTGTCGGCTCCTTCCGCAGGATCACAGAGTTTTAA
- the LOC113164508 gene encoding gamma-crystallin M3-like, protein MTMGKIIFYEDRNFQGRSYETSSDCPELTSYLSRCNSCRVESGLFMVYEKPNFMGHQMLVRRGEYPDNQRLMGMSMSDCIRSCRMIPTHRGPFRMRLYERENFGGQMHELTDDCDNMMDRLHMSDCQSCNVMDGHWLMFEQPNYRGRMLYLRPGEYRNLREMGLSNITRFSSIRRIMDSC, encoded by the exons ATGACCATGGGCAAG ATCATATTCTATGAGGACCGGAACTTCCAGGGTCGCTCCTATGAGACCAGCAGCGACTGCCCCGAGCTCACCTCCTACCTGAGCAGGTGTAACTCCTGCAGGGTGGAGAGCGGCCTCTTCATGGTCTATGAGAAGCCCAACTTCATGGGCCATCAGATGCTGGTGAGGAGGGGCGAGTATCCAGACAACCAGCGCCTGATGGGAATGAGCATGAGTGACTGCATCAGATCCTGTCGCATGATCCCCACG CACAGAGGACCTTTCCGAATGAGGCTGTACGAAAGGGAGAACTTTGGTGGCCAGATGCACGAGCTGACGGACGACTGTGACAACATGATGGATCGTCTGCACATGTCCGACTGCCAGTCCTGCAATGTGATGGATGGCCACTGGTTGATGTTCGAGCAGCCCAACTACAGAGGCAGGATGCTGTATCTCAGACCAGGAGAGTACAGGAACCTCCGAGAGATGGGGCTGAGCAACATCACTAGGTTCAGCTCTATCAGGCGTATCATGGACTCCTGTTAA
- the LOC113164507 gene encoding gamma-crystallin M3-like — protein MGRIIFYEERNFQGRSYECSSDCSDIHMHLNRCNSCRVDSGCFVVYDRPNFMGNQVFLRRGEYSDFQRMGSMMGMMGMAVMDTIRSCRMIPMHRGQFRMRIYERENFGGQMHELMDDCESVQDRYYMSDCQSCNVMDGHWLMFEQPNYRGRMMYMRPGEYRTLRDMGMSNIMRISSIRRIMDIC, from the exons ATGGGCAgg attATTTTTTACGAGGAGAGGAACTTCCAGGGTCGTTCCTATGAGTGCAGCAGTGACTGCTCTGACATCCACATGCACCTGAACCGCTGCAACTCCTGCAGGGTGGACAGTGGCTGCTTCGTGGTGTACGACCGCCCCAACTTCATGGGGAATCAGGTCTTCTTGAGGAGAGGGGAGTACTCTGATTTTCAGCGCATGGGGAGCATGATGGGAATGATGGGCATGGCGGTGATGGATACTATTCGATCATGTCGTATGATCCCCATG CACAGGGGACAGTTTAGGATGAGGATCTATGAAAGAGAGAACTTCGGGGGCCAGATGCATGAGCTGATGGACGACTGCGAGTCTGTCCAGGATCGCTACTACATGTCCGACTGCCAGTCCTGCAACGTGATGGACGGCCACTGGCTGATGTTTGAACAGCCCAACTATAGAGGGCGCATGATGTACATGAGGCCAGGAGAATACAGGACCCTCAGAGACATGGGAATGAGCAACATAATGAGAATCAGCTCCATCAGACGCATCATGGATATTTGCTGA
- the LOC113164509 gene encoding gamma-crystallin M3-like: MSGKIIFFEERNFQGRSYECFSDCSEISSHLSRCSSCRVESGTFMVYDKPNFRGQQYLLTKGEYPEYQSTIGFNDCIQSCRIVPVHKGPFKMRIYERPNFEGQMHELTEDCNSIQDNYHMSDMQSCNVIEGYWLMFEQPNYKGRMIYLKPGEYRNLTEMSNDDVRFSSIRHITES, translated from the exons ATGAGTGGAAAG ATCATCTTCTTCGAGGAGAGAAACTTCCAGGGCCGCTCGTATGAGTGCTTCAGCGACTGCTCTGAGATCTCATCTCACCTGAGCCGATGCAGCTCCTGCAGGGTGGAGAGCGGGACGTTCATGGTCTATGACAAGCCCAACTTTAGGGGCCAGCAGTACCTCCTGACCAAGGGAGAGTATCCTGAATATCAAAGTACCATTGGCTTCAATGACTGCATTCAATCCTGCCGCATTGTCCCTGTG CACAAGGGACCCTTTAAGATGAGGATCTACGAGAGACCAAATTTCGAAGGTCAAATGCATGAACTGACCGAAGACTGCAACTCCATTCAGGATAATTACCACATGTCTGACATGCAGTCCTGCAACGTGATAGAGGGCTACTGGCTGATGTTCGAGCAGCCAAACTACAAGGGCAGGATGATCTACCTGAAGCCAGGAGAGTACAGGAACCTCACAGAGATGAGCAACGATGATGTGAGATTCAGTTCAATTAGACACATCACAGAGTCTTAA